A single window of Nasonia vitripennis strain AsymCx chromosome 4, Nvit_psr_1.1, whole genome shotgun sequence DNA harbors:
- the LOC103317701 gene encoding uncharacterized protein LOC103317701 isoform X4, translating to MQCSEQEDDASSDEEIHEAVDSILAEDERDKSARKRQLAEREAANVTKRRNPSAEFKRRQTGAEKSRRFSLRVMEAMRALERRTERRAECPVSNKSPATCEIVDYVDRKFRNDGDVEAQVRIALKRLACQGAPFTAQLRQVRGRRRVHAAGSVRQSVGKGGKGELGPALDGRVDRLPEASLGTRRAIEPQHCEVPRRLPARSVLQANRDLSIPSSVEEDIFRRRIERDIESLQHRCPPGETEAENATMELRKPAQAAGEPGRRNSELRIEACGDEDRRQGKCQLNRSVAGSPRKGISPAREEDRIVGAIRNPAREIEAAMALPEFADDAKDDYEPVDVPDEDEQLEEDDEDEGDDAGEDDELLRELRQHSDARIPMDEDRDRELRRWIRNCRRECERRAREGGDSADGE from the exons ATGCAATGTTCCGAGCAGGAGGACGACGCATCGTCGGACGAGGAGATCCACGAGGCCGTCGACAGCATCCTCGCGGAGGACGAGCGCGACAAGTCGGCTAGAAAGCGCCAACTCGCCGAGCGGGAAGCTGCAAACGTGAC TAAACGGCGAAATCCGTCCGCGGAGTTCAAGAGGCGCCAGACCGGGGCTGAGAAGTCGAGAAGGTTCTCGCTGCGCGTGATGGAGGCcatgcgcgcgctcgagcgacGGACGGAGAGAAGAGCCGAGTGCCCGGTATCCAATAAGAGCCCCGCCACCTGCGAGATCGTCGATTACGTCGACAGGAAGTTCAGGAACGACGGAGACGTCGAGGCGCAGGTCCGAATCGCGCTAAAGAGGCTCGCTTGTCAAGG AGCGCCTTTCACCGCTCAGCTTCGTCAAGTGCGAGGGAGGCGACGCGTACACGCTGCTGGCTCCGTTCGCCAGTCAGTTGGGAAGGGCGGGAAAGGCGAACTTGGGCCTGCACTCGACGGCCGAGTTGACCGACTGCCGGAGGCATCGCTCGGGACGCGACGCGCGATCGAACCGCAGCACTGCGAGGTGCCGAGGCGGCTGCCGGCGCGATCAGTCCTGCAAGCAAACCGAG ATCTGTCGATCCCGTCGAGCGTCGAGGAGGACATATTCCGGCGTAGAATCGAACGCGACATCGAGAGCTTGCAGCACCGCTGTCCCCCGGGCGAAACCGAAGCCGAAAACGCGACGATGGAGCTGCGAAAGCCGGCACAGGCTGCTGGCGAGCCCGGTCGAAGGAACAGCGAGTTGCGTATCGAGGCGTGCGGCGACGAGGACAGGCGACAGGGCAAGTGCCAGCTCAACCGGAGCGTGGCCGGGAGTCCGAGGAAAGGGATCAG TCCAGCAAGAGAAGAGGATCGAATCGTCGGCGCCATCCGCAATCCCGCTCGCGAGATCGAAGCGGCCATGGCTCTTCCGGAGTTCGCGGACGACGCCAAGGACGACTACGAGCCCGTCGACGTCCCCGACGAGGACGAGCAACTCGAGgaagacgacgaggacgagggaGACGACGCTGGCGAGGACGACGAGCTCCTGCGGGAGCTGAGGCAGCACAGCGACGCCCGGATTCCCATGGACGAGGACAGGGACCGGGAGCTGAGGAGGTGGATACGGAACTGCAGGAGGGAATGCGAGAGACGAGCCAGAGAGGGAGGCGACAGCGCTGATGGGGAATGA
- the LOC103317701 gene encoding uncharacterized protein LOC103317701 isoform X9, producing the protein MQCSEQEDDASSDEEIHEAVDSILAEDERDKSARKRQLAEREAANVTKRRNPSAEFKRRQTGAEKSRRFSLRVMEAMRALERRTERRAECPVSNKSPATCEIVDYVDRKFRNDGDVEAQVRIALKRLACQGFVKCEGGDAYTLLAPFASQLGRAGKANLGLHSTAELTDCRRHRSGRDARSNRSTARCRGGCRRDQSCKQTEICRSRRASRRTYSGVESNATSRACSTAVPRAKPKPKTRRWSCESRHRLLASPVEGTASCVSRRAATRTGDRASASSTGAWPGVRGKGSAREEDRIVGAIRNPAREIEAAMALPEFADDAKDDYEPVDVPDEDEQLEEDDEDEGDDAGEDDELLRELRQHSDARIPMDEDRDRELRRWIRNCRRECERRAREGGDSADGE; encoded by the exons ATGCAATGTTCCGAGCAGGAGGACGACGCATCGTCGGACGAGGAGATCCACGAGGCCGTCGACAGCATCCTCGCGGAGGACGAGCGCGACAAGTCGGCTAGAAAGCGCCAACTCGCCGAGCGGGAAGCTGCAAACGTGAC TAAACGGCGAAATCCGTCCGCGGAGTTCAAGAGGCGCCAGACCGGGGCTGAGAAGTCGAGAAGGTTCTCGCTGCGCGTGATGGAGGCcatgcgcgcgctcgagcgacGGACGGAGAGAAGAGCCGAGTGCCCGGTATCCAATAAGAGCCCCGCCACCTGCGAGATCGTCGATTACGTCGACAGGAAGTTCAGGAACGACGGAGACGTCGAGGCGCAGGTCCGAATCGCGCTAAAGAGGCTCGCTTGTCAAGG CTTCGTCAAGTGCGAGGGAGGCGACGCGTACACGCTGCTGGCTCCGTTCGCCAGTCAGTTGGGAAGGGCGGGAAAGGCGAACTTGGGCCTGCACTCGACGGCCGAGTTGACCGACTGCCGGAGGCATCGCTCGGGACGCGACGCGCGATCGAACCGCAGCACTGCGAGGTGCCGAGGCGGCTGCCGGCGCGATCAGTCCTGCAAGCAAACCGAG ATCTGTCGATCCCGTCGAGCGTCGAGGAGGACATATTCCGGCGTAGAATCGAACGCGACATCGAGAGCTTGCAGCACCGCTGTCCCCCGGGCGAAACCGAAGCCGAAAACGCGACGATGGAGCTGCGAAAGCCGGCACAGGCTGCTGGCGAGCCCGGTCGAAGGAACAGCGAGTTGCGTATCGAGGCGTGCGGCGACGAGGACAGGCGACAGGGCAAGTGCCAGCTCAACCGGAGCGTGGCCGGGAGTCCGAGGAAAGGGATCAG CAAGAGAAGAGGATCGAATCGTCGGCGCCATCCGCAATCCCGCTCGCGAGATCGAAGCGGCCATGGCTCTTCCGGAGTTCGCGGACGACGCCAAGGACGACTACGAGCCCGTCGACGTCCCCGACGAGGACGAGCAACTCGAGgaagacgacgaggacgagggaGACGACGCTGGCGAGGACGACGAGCTCCTGCGGGAGCTGAGGCAGCACAGCGACGCCCGGATTCCCATGGACGAGGACAGGGACCGGGAGCTGAGGAGGTGGATACGGAACTGCAGGAGGGAATGCGAGAGACGAGCCAGAGAGGGAGGCGACAGCGCTGATGGGGAATGA
- the LOC103317701 gene encoding uncharacterized protein LOC103317701 isoform X1 — protein MQCSEQEDDASSDEEIHEAVDSILAEDERDKSARKRQLAEREAANVTKRRNPSAEFKRRQTGAEKSRRFSLRVMEAMRALERRTERRAECPVSNKSPATCEIVDYVDRKFRNDGDVEAQVRIALKRLACQGFVKCEGGDAYTLLAPFASQLGRAGKANLGLHSTAELTDCRRHRSGRDARSNRSTARCRGGCRRDQSCKQTERLERRPQESSEIDLSIPSSVEEDIFRRRIERDIESLQHRCPPGETEAENATMELRKPAQAAGEPGRRNSELRIEACGDEDRRQGKCQLNRSVAGSPRKGISPAREEDRIVGAIRNPAREIEAAMALPEFADDAKDDYEPVDVPDEDEQLEEDDEDEGDDAGEDDELLRELRQHSDARIPMDEDRDRELRRWIRNCRRECERRAREGGDSADGE, from the exons ATGCAATGTTCCGAGCAGGAGGACGACGCATCGTCGGACGAGGAGATCCACGAGGCCGTCGACAGCATCCTCGCGGAGGACGAGCGCGACAAGTCGGCTAGAAAGCGCCAACTCGCCGAGCGGGAAGCTGCAAACGTGAC TAAACGGCGAAATCCGTCCGCGGAGTTCAAGAGGCGCCAGACCGGGGCTGAGAAGTCGAGAAGGTTCTCGCTGCGCGTGATGGAGGCcatgcgcgcgctcgagcgacGGACGGAGAGAAGAGCCGAGTGCCCGGTATCCAATAAGAGCCCCGCCACCTGCGAGATCGTCGATTACGTCGACAGGAAGTTCAGGAACGACGGAGACGTCGAGGCGCAGGTCCGAATCGCGCTAAAGAGGCTCGCTTGTCAAGG CTTCGTCAAGTGCGAGGGAGGCGACGCGTACACGCTGCTGGCTCCGTTCGCCAGTCAGTTGGGAAGGGCGGGAAAGGCGAACTTGGGCCTGCACTCGACGGCCGAGTTGACCGACTGCCGGAGGCATCGCTCGGGACGCGACGCGCGATCGAACCGCAGCACTGCGAGGTGCCGAGGCGGCTGCCGGCGCGATCAGTCCTGCAAGCAAACCGAG CGCCTCGAGCGTCGCCCGCAGGAAAGCTCGGAAATAGATCTGTCGATCCCGTCGAGCGTCGAGGAGGACATATTCCGGCGTAGAATCGAACGCGACATCGAGAGCTTGCAGCACCGCTGTCCCCCGGGCGAAACCGAAGCCGAAAACGCGACGATGGAGCTGCGAAAGCCGGCACAGGCTGCTGGCGAGCCCGGTCGAAGGAACAGCGAGTTGCGTATCGAGGCGTGCGGCGACGAGGACAGGCGACAGGGCAAGTGCCAGCTCAACCGGAGCGTGGCCGGGAGTCCGAGGAAAGGGATCAG TCCAGCAAGAGAAGAGGATCGAATCGTCGGCGCCATCCGCAATCCCGCTCGCGAGATCGAAGCGGCCATGGCTCTTCCGGAGTTCGCGGACGACGCCAAGGACGACTACGAGCCCGTCGACGTCCCCGACGAGGACGAGCAACTCGAGgaagacgacgaggacgagggaGACGACGCTGGCGAGGACGACGAGCTCCTGCGGGAGCTGAGGCAGCACAGCGACGCCCGGATTCCCATGGACGAGGACAGGGACCGGGAGCTGAGGAGGTGGATACGGAACTGCAGGAGGGAATGCGAGAGACGAGCCAGAGAGGGAGGCGACAGCGCTGATGGGGAATGA
- the LOC103317701 gene encoding uncharacterized protein LOC103317701 isoform X2 has product MQCSEQEDDASSDEEIHEAVDSILAEDERDKSARKRQLAEREAANRSKRRNPSAEFKRRQTGAEKSRRFSLRVMEAMRALERRTERRAECPVSNKSPATCEIVDYVDRKFRNDGDVEAQVRIALKRLACQGFVKCEGGDAYTLLAPFASQLGRAGKANLGLHSTAELTDCRRHRSGRDARSNRSTARCRGGCRRDQSCKQTERLERRPQESSEIDLSIPSSVEEDIFRRRIERDIESLQHRCPPGETEAENATMELRKPAQAAGEPGRRNSELRIEACGDEDRRQGKCQLNRSVAGSPRKGISPAREEDRIVGAIRNPAREIEAAMALPEFADDAKDDYEPVDVPDEDEQLEEDDEDEGDDAGEDDELLRELRQHSDARIPMDEDRDRELRRWIRNCRRECERRAREGGDSADGE; this is encoded by the exons ATGCAATGTTCCGAGCAGGAGGACGACGCATCGTCGGACGAGGAGATCCACGAGGCCGTCGACAGCATCCTCGCGGAGGACGAGCGCGACAAGTCGGCTAGAAAGCGCCAACTCGCCGAGCGGGAAGCTGCAAAC CGCAGTAAACGGCGAAATCCGTCCGCGGAGTTCAAGAGGCGCCAGACCGGGGCTGAGAAGTCGAGAAGGTTCTCGCTGCGCGTGATGGAGGCcatgcgcgcgctcgagcgacGGACGGAGAGAAGAGCCGAGTGCCCGGTATCCAATAAGAGCCCCGCCACCTGCGAGATCGTCGATTACGTCGACAGGAAGTTCAGGAACGACGGAGACGTCGAGGCGCAGGTCCGAATCGCGCTAAAGAGGCTCGCTTGTCAAGG CTTCGTCAAGTGCGAGGGAGGCGACGCGTACACGCTGCTGGCTCCGTTCGCCAGTCAGTTGGGAAGGGCGGGAAAGGCGAACTTGGGCCTGCACTCGACGGCCGAGTTGACCGACTGCCGGAGGCATCGCTCGGGACGCGACGCGCGATCGAACCGCAGCACTGCGAGGTGCCGAGGCGGCTGCCGGCGCGATCAGTCCTGCAAGCAAACCGAG CGCCTCGAGCGTCGCCCGCAGGAAAGCTCGGAAATAGATCTGTCGATCCCGTCGAGCGTCGAGGAGGACATATTCCGGCGTAGAATCGAACGCGACATCGAGAGCTTGCAGCACCGCTGTCCCCCGGGCGAAACCGAAGCCGAAAACGCGACGATGGAGCTGCGAAAGCCGGCACAGGCTGCTGGCGAGCCCGGTCGAAGGAACAGCGAGTTGCGTATCGAGGCGTGCGGCGACGAGGACAGGCGACAGGGCAAGTGCCAGCTCAACCGGAGCGTGGCCGGGAGTCCGAGGAAAGGGATCAG TCCAGCAAGAGAAGAGGATCGAATCGTCGGCGCCATCCGCAATCCCGCTCGCGAGATCGAAGCGGCCATGGCTCTTCCGGAGTTCGCGGACGACGCCAAGGACGACTACGAGCCCGTCGACGTCCCCGACGAGGACGAGCAACTCGAGgaagacgacgaggacgagggaGACGACGCTGGCGAGGACGACGAGCTCCTGCGGGAGCTGAGGCAGCACAGCGACGCCCGGATTCCCATGGACGAGGACAGGGACCGGGAGCTGAGGAGGTGGATACGGAACTGCAGGAGGGAATGCGAGAGACGAGCCAGAGAGGGAGGCGACAGCGCTGATGGGGAATGA
- the LOC103317701 gene encoding uncharacterized protein LOC103317701 isoform X6, translating to MQCSEQEDDASSDEEIHEAVDSILAEDERDKSARKRQLAEREAANVTKRRNPSAEFKRRQTGAEKSRRFSLRVMEAMRALERRTERRAECPVSNKSPATCEIVDYVDRKFRNDGDVEAQVRIALKRLACQGFVKCEGGDAYTLLAPFASQLGRAGKANLGLHSTAELTDCRRHRSGRDARSNRSTARCRGGCRRDQSCKQTEESSEIDLSIPSSVEEDIFRRRIERDIESLQHRCPPGETEAENATMELRKPAQAAGEPGRRNSELRIEACGDEDRRQGKCQLNRSVAGSPRKGISPAREEDRIVGAIRNPAREIEAAMALPEFADDAKDDYEPVDVPDEDEQLEEDDEDEGDDAGEDDELLRELRQHSDARIPMDEDRDRELRRWIRNCRRECERRAREGGDSADGE from the exons ATGCAATGTTCCGAGCAGGAGGACGACGCATCGTCGGACGAGGAGATCCACGAGGCCGTCGACAGCATCCTCGCGGAGGACGAGCGCGACAAGTCGGCTAGAAAGCGCCAACTCGCCGAGCGGGAAGCTGCAAACGTGAC TAAACGGCGAAATCCGTCCGCGGAGTTCAAGAGGCGCCAGACCGGGGCTGAGAAGTCGAGAAGGTTCTCGCTGCGCGTGATGGAGGCcatgcgcgcgctcgagcgacGGACGGAGAGAAGAGCCGAGTGCCCGGTATCCAATAAGAGCCCCGCCACCTGCGAGATCGTCGATTACGTCGACAGGAAGTTCAGGAACGACGGAGACGTCGAGGCGCAGGTCCGAATCGCGCTAAAGAGGCTCGCTTGTCAAGG CTTCGTCAAGTGCGAGGGAGGCGACGCGTACACGCTGCTGGCTCCGTTCGCCAGTCAGTTGGGAAGGGCGGGAAAGGCGAACTTGGGCCTGCACTCGACGGCCGAGTTGACCGACTGCCGGAGGCATCGCTCGGGACGCGACGCGCGATCGAACCGCAGCACTGCGAGGTGCCGAGGCGGCTGCCGGCGCGATCAGTCCTGCAAGCAAACCGAG GAAAGCTCGGAAATAGATCTGTCGATCCCGTCGAGCGTCGAGGAGGACATATTCCGGCGTAGAATCGAACGCGACATCGAGAGCTTGCAGCACCGCTGTCCCCCGGGCGAAACCGAAGCCGAAAACGCGACGATGGAGCTGCGAAAGCCGGCACAGGCTGCTGGCGAGCCCGGTCGAAGGAACAGCGAGTTGCGTATCGAGGCGTGCGGCGACGAGGACAGGCGACAGGGCAAGTGCCAGCTCAACCGGAGCGTGGCCGGGAGTCCGAGGAAAGGGATCAG TCCAGCAAGAGAAGAGGATCGAATCGTCGGCGCCATCCGCAATCCCGCTCGCGAGATCGAAGCGGCCATGGCTCTTCCGGAGTTCGCGGACGACGCCAAGGACGACTACGAGCCCGTCGACGTCCCCGACGAGGACGAGCAACTCGAGgaagacgacgaggacgagggaGACGACGCTGGCGAGGACGACGAGCTCCTGCGGGAGCTGAGGCAGCACAGCGACGCCCGGATTCCCATGGACGAGGACAGGGACCGGGAGCTGAGGAGGTGGATACGGAACTGCAGGAGGGAATGCGAGAGACGAGCCAGAGAGGGAGGCGACAGCGCTGATGGGGAATGA
- the LOC103317701 gene encoding uncharacterized protein LOC103317701 isoform X3, translated as MQCSEQEDDASSDEEIHEAVDSILAEDERDKSARKRQLAEREAANVTKRRNPSAEFKRRQTGAEKSRRFSLRVMEAMRALERRTERRAECPVSNKSPATCEIVDYVDRKFRNDGDVEAQVRIALKRLACQGFVKCEGGDAYTLLAPFASQLGRAGKANLGLHSTAELTDCRRHRSGRDARSNRSTARCRGGCRRDQSCKQTERLERRPQESSEIDLSIPSSVEEDIFRRRIERDIESLQHRCPPGETEAENATMELRKPAQAAGEPGRRNSELRIEACGDEDRRQGKCQLNRSVAGSPRKGISKRRGSNRRRHPQSRSRDRSGHGSSGVRGRRQGRLRARRRPRRGRATRGRRRGRGRRRWRGRRAPAGAEAAQRRPDSHGRGQGPGAEEVDTELQEGMRETSQRGRRQR; from the exons ATGCAATGTTCCGAGCAGGAGGACGACGCATCGTCGGACGAGGAGATCCACGAGGCCGTCGACAGCATCCTCGCGGAGGACGAGCGCGACAAGTCGGCTAGAAAGCGCCAACTCGCCGAGCGGGAAGCTGCAAACGTGAC TAAACGGCGAAATCCGTCCGCGGAGTTCAAGAGGCGCCAGACCGGGGCTGAGAAGTCGAGAAGGTTCTCGCTGCGCGTGATGGAGGCcatgcgcgcgctcgagcgacGGACGGAGAGAAGAGCCGAGTGCCCGGTATCCAATAAGAGCCCCGCCACCTGCGAGATCGTCGATTACGTCGACAGGAAGTTCAGGAACGACGGAGACGTCGAGGCGCAGGTCCGAATCGCGCTAAAGAGGCTCGCTTGTCAAGG CTTCGTCAAGTGCGAGGGAGGCGACGCGTACACGCTGCTGGCTCCGTTCGCCAGTCAGTTGGGAAGGGCGGGAAAGGCGAACTTGGGCCTGCACTCGACGGCCGAGTTGACCGACTGCCGGAGGCATCGCTCGGGACGCGACGCGCGATCGAACCGCAGCACTGCGAGGTGCCGAGGCGGCTGCCGGCGCGATCAGTCCTGCAAGCAAACCGAG CGCCTCGAGCGTCGCCCGCAGGAAAGCTCGGAAATAGATCTGTCGATCCCGTCGAGCGTCGAGGAGGACATATTCCGGCGTAGAATCGAACGCGACATCGAGAGCTTGCAGCACCGCTGTCCCCCGGGCGAAACCGAAGCCGAAAACGCGACGATGGAGCTGCGAAAGCCGGCACAGGCTGCTGGCGAGCCCGGTCGAAGGAACAGCGAGTTGCGTATCGAGGCGTGCGGCGACGAGGACAGGCGACAGGGCAAGTGCCAGCTCAACCGGAGCGTGGCCGGGAGTCCGAGGAAAGGGATCAG CAAGAGAAGAGGATCGAATCGTCGGCGCCATCCGCAATCCCGCTCGCGAGATCGAAGCGGCCATGGCTCTTCCGGAGTTCGCGGACGACGCCAAGGACGACTACGAGCCCGTCGACGTCCCCGACGAGGACGAGCAACTCGAGgaagacgacgaggacgagggaGACGACGCTGGCGAGGACGACGAGCTCCTGCGGGAGCTGAGGCAGCACAGCGACGCCCGGATTCCCATGGACGAGGACAGGGACCGGGAGCTGAGGAGGTGGATACGGAACTGCAGGAGGGAATGCGAGAGACGAGCCAGAGAGGGAGGCGACAGCGCTGA
- the LOC103317701 gene encoding uncharacterized protein LOC103317701 isoform X5, giving the protein MQCSEQEDDASSDEEIHEAVDSILAEDERDKSARKRQLAEREAANRSKRRNPSAEFKRRQTGAEKSRRFSLRVMEAMRALERRTERRAECPVSNKSPATCEIVDYVDRKFRNDGDVEAQVRIALKRLACQGFVKCEGGDAYTLLAPFASQLGRAGKANLGLHSTAELTDCRRHRSGRDARSNRSTARCRGGCRRDQSCKQTEESSEIDLSIPSSVEEDIFRRRIERDIESLQHRCPPGETEAENATMELRKPAQAAGEPGRRNSELRIEACGDEDRRQGKCQLNRSVAGSPRKGISPAREEDRIVGAIRNPAREIEAAMALPEFADDAKDDYEPVDVPDEDEQLEEDDEDEGDDAGEDDELLRELRQHSDARIPMDEDRDRELRRWIRNCRRECERRAREGGDSADGE; this is encoded by the exons ATGCAATGTTCCGAGCAGGAGGACGACGCATCGTCGGACGAGGAGATCCACGAGGCCGTCGACAGCATCCTCGCGGAGGACGAGCGCGACAAGTCGGCTAGAAAGCGCCAACTCGCCGAGCGGGAAGCTGCAAAC CGCAGTAAACGGCGAAATCCGTCCGCGGAGTTCAAGAGGCGCCAGACCGGGGCTGAGAAGTCGAGAAGGTTCTCGCTGCGCGTGATGGAGGCcatgcgcgcgctcgagcgacGGACGGAGAGAAGAGCCGAGTGCCCGGTATCCAATAAGAGCCCCGCCACCTGCGAGATCGTCGATTACGTCGACAGGAAGTTCAGGAACGACGGAGACGTCGAGGCGCAGGTCCGAATCGCGCTAAAGAGGCTCGCTTGTCAAGG CTTCGTCAAGTGCGAGGGAGGCGACGCGTACACGCTGCTGGCTCCGTTCGCCAGTCAGTTGGGAAGGGCGGGAAAGGCGAACTTGGGCCTGCACTCGACGGCCGAGTTGACCGACTGCCGGAGGCATCGCTCGGGACGCGACGCGCGATCGAACCGCAGCACTGCGAGGTGCCGAGGCGGCTGCCGGCGCGATCAGTCCTGCAAGCAAACCGAG GAAAGCTCGGAAATAGATCTGTCGATCCCGTCGAGCGTCGAGGAGGACATATTCCGGCGTAGAATCGAACGCGACATCGAGAGCTTGCAGCACCGCTGTCCCCCGGGCGAAACCGAAGCCGAAAACGCGACGATGGAGCTGCGAAAGCCGGCACAGGCTGCTGGCGAGCCCGGTCGAAGGAACAGCGAGTTGCGTATCGAGGCGTGCGGCGACGAGGACAGGCGACAGGGCAAGTGCCAGCTCAACCGGAGCGTGGCCGGGAGTCCGAGGAAAGGGATCAG TCCAGCAAGAGAAGAGGATCGAATCGTCGGCGCCATCCGCAATCCCGCTCGCGAGATCGAAGCGGCCATGGCTCTTCCGGAGTTCGCGGACGACGCCAAGGACGACTACGAGCCCGTCGACGTCCCCGACGAGGACGAGCAACTCGAGgaagacgacgaggacgagggaGACGACGCTGGCGAGGACGACGAGCTCCTGCGGGAGCTGAGGCAGCACAGCGACGCCCGGATTCCCATGGACGAGGACAGGGACCGGGAGCTGAGGAGGTGGATACGGAACTGCAGGAGGGAATGCGAGAGACGAGCCAGAGAGGGAGGCGACAGCGCTGATGGGGAATGA
- the LOC103317701 gene encoding uncharacterized protein LOC103317701 isoform X8 — MQCSEQEDDASSDEEIHEAVDSILAEDERDKSARKRQLAEREAANVTKRRNPSAEFKRRQTGAEKSRRFSLRVMEAMRALERRTERRAECPVSNKSPATCEIVDYVDRKFRNDGDVEAQVRIALKRLACQGFVKCEGGDAYTLLAPFASQLGRAGKANLGLHSTAELTDCRRHRSGRDARSNRSTARCRGGCRRDQSCKQTEESSEIDLSIPSSVEEDIFRRRIERDIESLQHRCPPGETEAENATMELRKPAQAAGEPGRRNSELRIEACGDEDRRQGKCQLNRSVAGSPRKGISKRRGSNRRRHPQSRSRDRSGHGSSGVRGRRQGRLRARRRPRRGRATRGRRRGRGRRRWRGRRAPAGAEAAQRRPDSHGRGQGPGAEEVDTELQEGMRETSQRGRRQR, encoded by the exons ATGCAATGTTCCGAGCAGGAGGACGACGCATCGTCGGACGAGGAGATCCACGAGGCCGTCGACAGCATCCTCGCGGAGGACGAGCGCGACAAGTCGGCTAGAAAGCGCCAACTCGCCGAGCGGGAAGCTGCAAACGTGAC TAAACGGCGAAATCCGTCCGCGGAGTTCAAGAGGCGCCAGACCGGGGCTGAGAAGTCGAGAAGGTTCTCGCTGCGCGTGATGGAGGCcatgcgcgcgctcgagcgacGGACGGAGAGAAGAGCCGAGTGCCCGGTATCCAATAAGAGCCCCGCCACCTGCGAGATCGTCGATTACGTCGACAGGAAGTTCAGGAACGACGGAGACGTCGAGGCGCAGGTCCGAATCGCGCTAAAGAGGCTCGCTTGTCAAGG CTTCGTCAAGTGCGAGGGAGGCGACGCGTACACGCTGCTGGCTCCGTTCGCCAGTCAGTTGGGAAGGGCGGGAAAGGCGAACTTGGGCCTGCACTCGACGGCCGAGTTGACCGACTGCCGGAGGCATCGCTCGGGACGCGACGCGCGATCGAACCGCAGCACTGCGAGGTGCCGAGGCGGCTGCCGGCGCGATCAGTCCTGCAAGCAAACCGAG GAAAGCTCGGAAATAGATCTGTCGATCCCGTCGAGCGTCGAGGAGGACATATTCCGGCGTAGAATCGAACGCGACATCGAGAGCTTGCAGCACCGCTGTCCCCCGGGCGAAACCGAAGCCGAAAACGCGACGATGGAGCTGCGAAAGCCGGCACAGGCTGCTGGCGAGCCCGGTCGAAGGAACAGCGAGTTGCGTATCGAGGCGTGCGGCGACGAGGACAGGCGACAGGGCAAGTGCCAGCTCAACCGGAGCGTGGCCGGGAGTCCGAGGAAAGGGATCAG CAAGAGAAGAGGATCGAATCGTCGGCGCCATCCGCAATCCCGCTCGCGAGATCGAAGCGGCCATGGCTCTTCCGGAGTTCGCGGACGACGCCAAGGACGACTACGAGCCCGTCGACGTCCCCGACGAGGACGAGCAACTCGAGgaagacgacgaggacgagggaGACGACGCTGGCGAGGACGACGAGCTCCTGCGGGAGCTGAGGCAGCACAGCGACGCCCGGATTCCCATGGACGAGGACAGGGACCGGGAGCTGAGGAGGTGGATACGGAACTGCAGGAGGGAATGCGAGAGACGAGCCAGAGAGGGAGGCGACAGCGCTGA